A genomic segment from Bacillus rossius redtenbacheri isolate Brsri chromosome 5, Brsri_v3, whole genome shotgun sequence encodes:
- the LOC134532223 gene encoding uncharacterized protein LOC134532223 has protein sequence MNTRGRCHNRGNTGSRDSSMSEDRDESDQPKEHLETISVLVPTPSGNIDLNNLLQGLMDRLDANAAEINARLDANAAEMNAKLDSNTTRLDVNAAETSARLESYTAQLTGIQQSILSFESNLKLELQEVRESVSVVTNRITILELNTDQKLAQLQNQCQDTTQKIQEELGSVSERLEQVAQQAAQNLCSLDNTSQQVHEQMAQISHKTDELGHQLEQRLNRLPPTAILGVFYFICHSVGRPFTVHGPYLIQSFCLLCSSMLSI, from the exons ATGAATACCAGAGGGAGGTGTCATAACCGAGGCAATACCGGATCTAGGGACAGCAGCATGTCCGAGGACAGAGACGAATCTGATCAGCCCAAGGAACACTTGGAAACTATCTCAGTTTTAGTTCCTACTCCTAGTGGCAATATTGACTTAAATAACTTGCTCCAGGGACTCATGGACAGGTTAGATGCCAACGCTGCTGAAATAAATGCCAGGTTAGATGCCAACGCTGCTGAAATGAATGCCAAATTAGACTCTAACACTACCAG GTTAGATGTCAACGCTGCTGAAACCAGTGCCAGGCTAGAGTCTTATACTGCACAACTGACTGGCATACAGCAAAGTATCCTCAGCTTTGAGAGTAATCTCAAGTTAGAGCTGCAGGAAGTTAGGGAGTCAGTATCAGTTGTAACCAACCGGATAACGATACTAGAGTTGAACACTGATCAGAAATTAGCCCAGCTTCAGAATCAATGCCAAGACACCACACAGAAGATACAGGAGGAGTTAGGCAGTGTGTCAGAACGCTTAGAACAAGTGGCCCAACAGGCTGCACAAAACCTCTGCAGTTTGGACAACACTAGTCAACAGGTGCACGAACAAATGGCACAAATTTCACACAAAACGGACGAACTAGGACACCAACTAGAACAGCGA ctcaATCGCTTGCCACCGAcagcgatcctcggggtcttcTACTTCATCTGTCATTCCGTGGGCCGTCCATTCACCGTGCATGGTCCGtatctcatccagtccttctgcttgctttgctcgtcgaTGCTCAGCATCTGA